In Piliocolobus tephrosceles isolate RC106 chromosome 5, ASM277652v3, whole genome shotgun sequence, a single genomic region encodes these proteins:
- the PNPLA1 gene encoding patatin-like phospholipase domain-containing protein 1 isoform X2 has product MVQMMRQFLYQVLPEDSYKVTTGKLHVSLTRFTDGESVVVSEFTSKEELIEALYCSCFVPVYCGLIPPTYRGVHFSLCPTQRYIDGGFTGMQPCAFWTDAITISTFSGQQDICPRDCPAIFHDFRMFNCSFQFSLENIARMTHALFPPDLVILHDYYYRGYEDAVLYLRRLNAVYLNSPSKRVIFPRVEVYCQIELALGNECPERSQPSLQAQQASLEGAPRPHTEWVPKGDGRGGHSPPVSPPVQTLESTREKPVSAPVSPLEQPPAQPLASSMPLSPTSMPPVSFSAVHKPPSSTPGSSLPTTPPGLSPVSPQQQVQPSGSPLRSLHSQAPTSPRPSLGPSTVGTPQTPPRGFFSAFPAQPPVEELGPEQPQAVAPLVSSNPKSAMPLVHVKETVSKPCIMESPAEDSNWVNKVFKKNKQKTSGTRKGFPRHPRSKKPSSKVQ; this is encoded by the exons ATGGTGCAGATGATGAGGCAGTTTCTGTACCAGGTCCTGCCCGAGGACTCCTACAAGGTCACCACGGGAAAGCTCCATGTGAGCCTCACCCGCTTCACGGATGGGGAGAGTGTGGTGGTTTCAGAGTTCACGTCCAAGGAGGAGCTCATTGAG GCCCTATACTGCAGCTGCTTCGTCCCTGTGTACTGCGGCCTCATCCCCCCGACTTACCGTGGTGTG CATTTCTCACTCTGCCCTACACAGAGGTACATTGATGGGGGCTTCACAGGCATGCAGCCCTGCGCCTTCTGGACCGACGCCATCACCATCTCCACCTTCAGTGGGCAGCAGGACATCTGTCCCCGGGACTGCCCCGCCATCTTCCACGACTTCCGCATGTTCAACTGCTCCTTCCAGTTCTCCCTGGAGAACATTGCCAGGATGACCCACGCATTGTTCCCCCCGGACCTGGTG ATCCTGCACGATTACTACTACCGAGGGTACGAGGATGCAGTTTTGTACTTGAGGCGACTGA ATGCTGTTTATCTTAATTCTCCCTCCAAGAGAGTGATTTTCCCCCGGGTGGAAGTGTACTGCCAGATAGAACTCGCCCTTGGCAATGAGTGCCCTGAACGCAGTCAACCAAGCCTTCAAGCACAGCAGGCCAGTCTGGAAGGAGCCCCACGACCTCACACGGAGTGGGTTCCCAAAGGGGATGGAAGGGGCGGCCATAGTCCGCCTGTGTCCCCACCTGTGCAGACACTTGAATCCACACGCGAGAAACCTGTTTCAGCACCAGTCTCTCCACTTGAGCAGCCACCTGCACAGCCACTGGCCTCTTCAATGCCACTTTCTCCAACTAGCATGCCACCTGTATCATTCTCAGCTGTGCACAAGCCACCCAGTTCCACACCTGGCTCATCACTGCCCACCACACCACCTGGACTGTCACCTGTGTCACCTCAGCAGCAGGTACAACCATCTGGATCACCACTCAGATCCCTACACTCTCAGGCACCCACTTCACCCAGGCCATCCCTGGGGCCTTCAACTGTGGGGACACCTCAAACTCCGCCCCGAGGTTTTTTTTCAGCCTTCCCTGCTCAGCCACCTGTGGAGGAACTAGGCCCAGAACAGCCCCAAG CTGTAGCTCCTCTTGTCTCTTCAAATCCAAAAAGCGCCATGCCTCTGGTTCATGTGAAGGAAACCGTCAGCAAGCCTTGTATCAT GGAGAGCCCTGCTGAAGACTCAAACTGGGTGAATAAGGTCTTCaagaagaacaaacaaaagacaagTGGCACCAGAAAAGGTTTCCCAAGACATCCGCGATCCAAAAAACCAAGCAGCAAAGTGCAGTGA